In Phycisphaerae bacterium RAS1, the genomic window ATGCAGCGCATGGCCTTTGCCGGTTACGACCCGCGCGAGGCGCCGCGGCTTTTCGAGCGCATGCTCGAAGCCGCCGATTCGAAGGGCCGCCGCTGGAATTTCCTGTACGCCACCCATCCAAGAATGAAGGCCCGCGTTGCGTCATGTCAAAGACTGCTGGCGAACGTCGCCCGCTCCGGCCCAGCGACAGTCGGCGAGGCTGAGTATCTAAGCGCCGCCGGCGAGTTGATCTACGCGGAAGTCCGCCGGCACCTCGCCATCGGACGATTCGATTTGGCGCTGCAGACGGCACAATTCCTGTGCGAAAAATCCGCCTCGGCCCGCGCCTACGCGCTGCTCGGCGACGTCTTTCGCGAACGAGGCGCGGCCGGCGACGGGGCGGCGGCCGAGGCGAGTTACCTGCAGGCCCTGCAGCTCGACGGCGAGGCCGCCGAAGTGCACCGCGGGCTGGGGCTGCTTGCGCTGCGCCGCGGCGACCGGCCGGTGGCGCGGGCGCACTTGGCCCGCTATCTCCAGTCCTGTCCGGACGCACCAGACGCGGCGCTGATTCGGTCGGAGATGGAGCGAATTGGAGGCGATGAGTGACGCGGCGGCTGCCTTGCCTGTGCCTTGCTCTCGCACTGCTGGGCGGCTGCGCGGAGTACACGCCGACCGGGCCAACGTACGCACTCAAAAAGGCGAAACTCGACGTCGACCTGCCGCCGGGCTGGCTGCGCTATCGACCGGCCAAGGAAGCATACGTCATCACGCGCGATGGCCTGAATCTCGCCCGGATTGAACTGGTCGCGACCCCCGTCGAGCGGCAGACGCGCGGTCTGCAGCCGTTTCGTCGCGGCGCTGCGCCGCCGGAGCTGGCCGATGCGGTCCTGCGGCGATTCGGCGCTACGTCGCATCTGGCCGGCTTCCACGTGGAGAGCGTCGGCCCGGCCCGGCTGGCGGGGGCAGACGGGTTTGTCGCCGACGCGATCTGCACCGCCCCGACCGGGCTGCGTCAGCGAGCGCGGCTTTACGCCGTCGAGATGAATGACTGCGTGGTGGAGCTGCGGCTCGTCGCGGCGGCGCAGGTCTATTTCGAAAGGCACGCGGCGGCGTTTGAGGCGGTGGTCGCATCGCTTCGCTCCGAGCCGCGCCCGTCAGGGAGCGGTCCCCGTCTTTCCGAGCCGCGCCCGTAAGGAAGCGGTTCTGCTGTCCGCTCCCTCACGGTCGCGGCTCCGTGTCCGCTTCGTCCGCATTCTCCACCCGCGCCGACTGACAGCTCCAGCAGATGTCAAAATGCCGCGGGCAGATTTCACCGCACGCGGGGCATTTCCAGGGACGGTCGCTTTCCGCGCGGCGGCGGGCGATTTCGTCGGACTCGTGCCGGTTCAGCCACAGCACGTCGAAGTAGAAGTCGCGGTGGACGAACACCTGGACGCTCAGCGTGGGCGAGCCGATGTAGATGTCGGCGAACGAGCGGTTTTCTCTCACCACGCACGGGATGTACTCGCGGTCGAGCAGCGCCTCGACCATCGGCAGCGCCAGCCCGAAGCACATCCACGGCTCGACCGCGAACCACTCCGCCCGCGGCCGCCCAGCGCGCAGGTCGAATGGCGCCTGGCACTGCGGACAGAGCGGCGCCGTCGCGCCGGCCAGCGCGCCGCAGCAGGACGCGCAGCACAGCCCGAAATTCGGCACGGGCAGTTCTCCGCCCGTGTAGCGCGGTGGCCGCACGCACGTCCACGAACGCAGCAGCTCCGGCACCGAAAACCGCGTCCCGCACTCGGGGCAGCGGTGCTCCGGCAACCCGCGGAGCGGATAGCCGCACGTCGGGCAGACGAGATTCCAGTCCGGAATCGGCAACTCGTTCAGGTCGATGTCCACGCAACCACGATATCGCCCGCCCTGTACCCCACCCAAGCCCGAATCGCATACAATCCCGCCGGTGTCGCGGGCAGAGTCTTACGGCGCGGCAACGCACAACCTCGAACGACGCCGCCGTGCGATCGGATCGCGCGCTGGCTTCGCTCGTATTTGAGAGAAGATGGAACTTCCCCGACGAGCCCGAGGCGACGAACTTCTGCCGCAAGGCGAGCTGTCGCGCCTGCGCGACCGCCTGCGGCGGCTGGCGCCCGCACATGACCTGACGACGGTCGTCGCGTGCGCGTTCGATCACCGCACGCGCATGCTGCCCTTCATTTACGCCGACCTGCGCATGGCCCCGGCCGGAATCCGGGCGATCGGCGCCGCCCTGGCGGACGCGGGCTTCGCCAAAACGCGGCTCGTCCTGCAGCAGTGGAACCGGCGCTTTCGACCGTCGCAAATGCGGATTGACGGGCGAATCCCCGATCTGTTCATGACATCCAGCATGCAGATTCACACGGCCGCCTGCAAAGACCTTATCCGCGACGCCTGCCGCATCGACCCGGCCCAGCGCCCGCTCATTATCGCCGGCGGCGCCAAGACCGTGTACGAGCCCTGGGATGTGTTCGATCCCGATCCGCGGCAAGCGCTCCAGCGCGGCGAAGCCGACATCGCCGTCACCGGGGAAGAGTACGTCCTGCTCAGCCTGATCGAGGTGCTGCTCGCTTTTCGCGCGTCGGACGGGTCGATGCGCGACGCCTTCGCCCGCGCCCGCCGCGATGGCGCGCTGGATCGCGTCCCGGGCCTCGTCTATCGCCGATATGACGAAGACGGCATGCCCGGCGACCTGGTGGATACCGGCGTGCAGCGGCTCGTCGCCGACCTGGACGAACTCC contains:
- a CDS encoding Double zinc ribbon — encoded protein: MDIDLNELPIPDWNLVCPTCGYPLRGLPEHRCPECGTRFSVPELLRSWTCVRPPRYTGGELPVPNFGLCCASCCGALAGATAPLCPQCQAPFDLRAGRPRAEWFAVEPWMCFGLALPMVEALLDREYIPCVVRENRSFADIYIGSPTLSVQVFVHRDFYFDVLWLNRHESDEIARRRAESDRPWKCPACGEICPRHFDICWSCQSARVENADEADTEPRP